In the Marinobacter sp. Arc7-DN-1 genome, TCCAGGCCTGGCAAGAGTCGCTCGATGATATCGAGGCTGCCAGAGAGCTGGCGAAAGATGGCGACGCAGACATGCGGGAGATGGCCGAGGAAGAGCTGAAACTCGCGCAGCAGAAAAACCAGGAGCTGGACGAGGAACTCCAGCGCCTGATGTTGCCGAAAGACCCCAATGACGGAAAGAACGTGTTCCTTGAGATCCGCGCTGGCACCGGCGGAGATGAGGCGGCCATTTTTGCCGGGGATCTGTTTAAAATGTATCTGCGCTATGCCGAGCGTCGCCGCTGGCAGGTTGAAGTGCTGAACGAGAGTGAGGGCGAGCACGGCGGGTACAAGGAACTGATTGCCCGGGTCGCCGGCGACGGAGTCTACGGTGCCCTCAAGTTTGAGTCCGGTGCTCACCGGGTGCAGCGGGTGCCGGAAACGGAATCACAGGGCCGTATCCATACCTCGGCCTGCACGGTGGCGGTAATGCCAGAGGCCGATGAGGCCGAGGCCATCCAGATCAACAAAACGGATCTGCGGGTGGACACCTTCCGCTCGTCAGGCGCGGGTGGTCAGCACGTGAACAAGACCGACTCTGCCATCCGGATAACCCACCTGCCCACCGGCATTGTGGTGGAGTGCCAGGAAGAGCGTTCGCAGCACAAAAACCGGGCCAAGGCCATGAGTCTGCTGGCATCCCGGCTGCAGAATGCGGAGACTGAGCGACAGCAAAAGACCATGGCTGAAACCCGCAAAAGCCTTGTTGGCAGCGGGGACCGCTCAGAGCGTATCCGTACCTACAACTTCCCTCAGGGCCGGGTAACGGACCACCGGATTAATCTGACGCTCTACAAACTCGATGAAGTGATTGCCGGTGATCTGGATGCGGTGATTGTGCCGTTGCAGCAGGAGCACCAGGCGGAACTGCTCGCCTCCCTCGCCGATGACCAGTAAACCCTCACTGACCTGTGAAGCACTTATAAATCAGGCTGCTGATCGCATCAACAGTGATTCTCCAAGGCTGGATGCCGAGCTGCTGTTAAGCCACATCACCGGGCTTGGCCGGACCAGCTTCCGGGCCTGGCCGGAGCGCGAAGTCACTGAATCACAAGCTGAGACATTCGAAGCGCTGGTGGCAGAGCGCGTTGCCGGCACGCCGGTGGCCTACCTGCTGGGACACCAGGAGTTCTGGTCGCTGCCACTGAAAGTAAGTGCTTCCACCCTGATTCCCCGGCCGGATACCGAATGCCTGGTGGAGACCGCCCTGGGTTTACCGTTACCGGAACAGGCCCGGGTTCTGGATCTTGGTACCGGTACGGGCGCCATTGCATTGGCTCTGGCCAGTGAACACCCGGGCTGGCGGATAACGGCGTGCGATGAGGTGGACGAGGCGGTGGAGCTGGCACGGGAAAATAGCAGATTGCTGGCTTTGCCGGTTTCGGTGGTTAACAGTTCCTGGTTCTCGCAGCTGGAGCCCGCCCGTTTTGACCTGATTGTCTCCAATCCACCCTATATACCGGGCAGCGACCCTCATCTGGGTGAAGGCGATGTGCGTTTCGAGCCGGCCTCGGCTCTGGTTTCTGGTACTGATGGTCTGGATGATCTCCGGTTGATTGTGACACAGTCGCCGGACTGGCTGGTTGAAGGTGGCTGGTTGTTGGTGGAGCATGGTTTTGATCAGGCCGGGCCGGTGGCGGCGCTGTTCCGTGATCGGGGCTTCGCCGAGGTGCGAGGCCTGCAGGACTATGGCCGCCGGGACCGGATGACCCTGGGGAAATGGCGTTCGGCTGCCGGGGCGAACGGCTCCGCTTCCAACAACGGAGATGCAGATGCTCAGTGACGACGAACTATTGCGCTACAGCCGGCAAATCCTGATGCCGCGGTTCGATATTGCCGGCCAGGAAAGGCTGAAATCCGCCCGGGTGCTGGTGGTCGGCGCAGGCGGCCTGGGGTGCCCGGTTGGCCTCTACCTGGGCGCAGCCGGTGTGGGGCAGCTCAGCCTGGTGGATGATGACAACATCGAGCTGGCCAATCTCCAGCGCCAGATCGGTTTTGAGCAGAACCAGCTGGGCGAATCCAAGGCGGAAAGCCTGGCTGGCCGTATTCGCCGGATCAATCCGCTGGTGTCGGTGACTGCCCTGAATCAGCGCCTGGAGGGCGAGGAGCTGGCCAGGCAGGTTGAGGAAACGAGCCTGGTGGTGGACTGCAGCGATAACTTCAGCACCCGTTTTGCTCTCAATCGGGCCTGTGTGGCGGCGAAGGTGCCTCTGATTTCGGGTGCGGCCATTCGCGGTGAAGGGCAGCTTTCGGTGTTTGACAGCCGTCAGCAGAGCAGTCCCTGTTATCACTGCCTGTATCCGGAG is a window encoding:
- the prfA gene encoding peptide chain release factor 1; amino-acid sequence: MKPSIQSRLEQLTERFEEVSALLSDSSTISQQDKFRELSREFAEIEPVVHCFQAWQESLDDIEAARELAKDGDADMREMAEEELKLAQQKNQELDEELQRLMLPKDPNDGKNVFLEIRAGTGGDEAAIFAGDLFKMYLRYAERRRWQVEVLNESEGEHGGYKELIARVAGDGVYGALKFESGAHRVQRVPETESQGRIHTSACTVAVMPEADEAEAIQINKTDLRVDTFRSSGAGGQHVNKTDSAIRITHLPTGIVVECQEERSQHKNRAKAMSLLASRLQNAETERQQKTMAETRKSLVGSGDRSERIRTYNFPQGRVTDHRINLTLYKLDEVIAGDLDAVIVPLQQEHQAELLASLADDQ
- a CDS encoding molybdopterin-synthase adenylyltransferase MoeB gives rise to the protein MLSDDELLRYSRQILMPRFDIAGQERLKSARVLVVGAGGLGCPVGLYLGAAGVGQLSLVDDDNIELANLQRQIGFEQNQLGESKAESLAGRIRRINPLVSVTALNQRLEGEELARQVEETSLVVDCSDNFSTRFALNRACVAAKVPLISGAAIRGEGQLSVFDSRQQSSPCYHCLYPEQGNEDLTCSEAGVIAPLVGMIGSAQAMEAIKVISGVGTPLVGRLLILDAWEMQWREMKLVRDPSCPVCSE
- the prmC gene encoding peptide chain release factor N(5)-glutamine methyltransferase — its product is MTSKPSLTCEALINQAADRINSDSPRLDAELLLSHITGLGRTSFRAWPEREVTESQAETFEALVAERVAGTPVAYLLGHQEFWSLPLKVSASTLIPRPDTECLVETALGLPLPEQARVLDLGTGTGAIALALASEHPGWRITACDEVDEAVELARENSRLLALPVSVVNSSWFSQLEPARFDLIVSNPPYIPGSDPHLGEGDVRFEPASALVSGTDGLDDLRLIVTQSPDWLVEGGWLLVEHGFDQAGPVAALFRDRGFAEVRGLQDYGRRDRMTLGKWRSAAGANGSASNNGDADAQ